Proteins encoded by one window of Dioscorea cayenensis subsp. rotundata cultivar TDr96_F1 chromosome 6, TDr96_F1_v2_PseudoChromosome.rev07_lg8_w22 25.fasta, whole genome shotgun sequence:
- the LOC120263138 gene encoding uncharacterized protein LOC120263138, translated as MRIQMLCNGLNYATRQLIDAAAGGSLSNKTPEDAEILIENMASNECHWSTRQKPPRATGIYEINDNTGLAAKVEALTKRFYQFVLGTSSNSGAVLSCETCGAGHATIQCPISIASDAPVETVDYVGGGPRGPGNPYGNTYNQGWRNHPNFAWSQQQQHRPPQPQGPPHQPPQQLEKKFTTEDVLARFMISTEAKFVNINNQFADVNTVLRNVQASIQSLENQVGQLARANLERPPAVTLRSGKQVEARAKEGSSTKENGVAIQEDPKPSESEVEGRKEKQDEETLELPTPRVPEYKPAIPYPARLKQDKEEAQFKKFLNVFKQLHINIPLVEGLTQMPKEVLAINPLDEFLEGMDGDECKGNNPSPTQVKQEYQDIFFILTTP; from the exons ATGAGGATCCAGATGCTTTGCAATGGCTTGAATTATGCAACTAGACAACTTATCGATGCTGCAGCAGGGGGATCATTAAGTAATAAAACCCCTGAAGATGctgaaattttgattgaaaacatggcaaGTAATGAATGCCATTGGTCTACTAGACAGAAACCCCCTAGGGCAACTggaatttatgagataaatgaCAACACTGGGCTAGCCGCCAAGGTTGAGGCCCTAACAAAGAGATTTTATCAGTTTGTGTTGGGTACAAGCTCAAATTCTGGAGCAGTTTTGTCTTGCGAGACGTGTGGAGCGGGGCATGCTACTATTCAGTGTCCAATCTCAATAGCCTCAGATGCCCCAGTCGagacagttgattatgttgggggagGCCCCAGAGGTCCAGGGAATCCCTATGGAAACACATATAATcaggggtggaggaatcacccaaattttgcATGGAGTCAACAACAGCAACATCGGCCCCCACAGCCACAAGGACCTCCACATCAACCTCCTCAGCAGCTCGAGAAGAAGTTCACCACTGAAGATGTGTTAGCGAGATTTATGATCAGTACCGAAgcaaaatttgtgaacatcaacaatcaatTCGCTGATGTGAATACTGTTTTGAGGAATGTTCAGGCCTCCATTCAATCATTGGAAAACCAGGTTGGGCAACTTGCTAGGGCAAATTTAGAGCGCCCACCGG CCGTCACTCTCAGGAGCGGGAAACAGGTGGAAGCACGAGCCAAGGAGGGCTCAAGCACTAAAGAGAATGGGGTAGCCATACAGGAAGACCCTAAGCCATCTGAGAGTGAAGTTGAAGGAAGAAAGGAAAAGCAAGATGAGGAAACCCTTGAACTACCAACACCAAGGGTGCCAGAGTACAAGCCGGCCATTCCCTATCCGGCTAGGTTGAAGCAAGATAAAGAAGAggctcaattcaagaaattccttaatgtattcaagcagttgcacataaaCATCCCTCTTGTTGAAGGgttaactcaaatgcccaa GGAGGTCTTGGCGATTAACCCCTTGGATGAATTCTTGGAAGGAATGGATGGCGATGAGTGCAAGGGGAACAATCCATCTCCCACACAAGTAAAGCAG GAATATCAGGacattttcttcattctcaccaccccTTAA